CGAAGCTGGGCCAAAATTGCCGCTAACGATTGCTCGTCGATACCAAACCAGCCGTTGAACTGTTGGGTGGCTGTTTGAGAGAGGCCACCTGCCCACTCCCAAGCCTCTTGGAACCGAGACTGTAACCAACTGGTACTATCGCTCAGTTTGCGCTGAAGCGACCGAGCCGGTTTAGGCGGAATCAGGTCATCAAAGTCAGGCACTGCCGGAGAACCAACCCTGCGCTTCTACCATAGCGAGCCTTACCGAATCAGAGCCAAATCAGAATAAATTCTGGCCCTTAGGCATCCTAGGCTATTGCAAATGGGTTGTGGGTATCAGGTACAGCACACACTTCAAATCTTTCGTCCAGCCCAAAGTAGGTTAGAGCTGCGTCCGGCGGCGAACTGTCTCCCTATCGAGTTCTGAATCGCCCTTTAGGGCATACAAGCAAAGAAGCCCCAGCTTCTAGGCCGGGGCTCCACTCAAAAATTGCGAACCTTAGTTTTGCCGCTAGCAAGTTCTGCAGAACCTAGACAAAAGTAGGCATTAGACCTCGTTGCGCGGATCGTCCTGCGAAGCCAACTCGGAACCTTCGCTATAAAGAGCATTCAGACGGTCCCGCGCCTCATCCACTGAGATAGACTTCATTACAAGCAGAGGCTCCCGGATCAAATTGCCTGATTCATCCAGCAACTCTGGATGAGGAACCTGCCTGGGGCGACGCGATTGCGGGTAGGCGGGCCGTTGCATCTCCTGAGAACCCAGCGTCATCAGGCTGCGGATTAAATTGCCCATGGCCAGAAAGGCCAACACTGTGAAAGCGATAATGTAAAGCATCGGTAACATTTAGGAGTTCCTTATTCTTCCAACAACAGCTTTTTCAACTTTTCCAACAACGGCTAATTCAATACAAACCCATTAATATCAGCCGCAATAAACAAACAACCTCGTGCCTGGGAGCTACGCTTGCTGCTGAGCCCGAAAGCGATTGGCAACCTGCCAGCACTCCATGAGCAGCTGATGCCACGGCACTAAAGCCCGCGCCTCAATACCAGCTTTGCCCTCTGTCGCTTTAAACAAGGACTGGCTTGCTCGGACCTCAGCGAGCGCTTGCAACACACGACCAAGTAAGTCAGCTTGAGCCTCCAGACTTAAAAAATCTAAGCGCTCCGTGCTAAGCAGCTTCTCTGAGCGAACAAACCAGTAAACGAAGTCCTCCAACAGGGGCTCTAACACCACCTTCAGCAACTCCGGGTCCGGCAGCTCGGCATTCAGCATGTAATCTTTGTAAACCAGAAAATCAATTGTCCCTATATTAGCGCCTGTTACCTTTCTTTACAAATAAGTCTTGGGGATCAATCAGGGATCAAGTTAAATCCCTCGTCTGGATAGGCCACGCCGATAGAATGTGAAGGAAAGACCGAAACTCCATTTCCTTACTCATGGACAGAAGCCACCTGCCTCGCCCCGGTGAGTCTGAAAAGCTGAACAAGATTCGCCACACGGCCTCCCACGTCATGGCAGCCGCCGTGCAAAAGCTATTTTCCAAGGCGCAGGTGACGATTGGTCCAACGACCGCGACTGGCTTTTATTACGATTTCGATAACCCTGAGCCTTTTGCCGAGAAGGACCTCAAGGCAATTAAGAAAGAGATGGACCGGCTGATTCGCAAAGGTTTGCCGGTGATTCAGGAAGAAATCAGCCGCGAAGAGGCCAAAGCTCGGATTGAGCGTTTGGGAGAGCCCTACAAGCTAGAGCTATTAGAGGCTATTCCAGAAGGGGAAGCAATCACGATTTACCACCTTGGGGATGCCTGGTGGGATTTATGTGCTGGTCCCCACGTCGAGAACACCAGCGAGCTGAACCCGGATGCCATTGCGCTTGAGAGTGTAGCTGGAGCCTACTGGCGGGGTGACGAAACCAAGGCTCAGTTACAGCGAATCTACGGCACTGCCTGGGAAACGCCTGAGCAGCTAGCTGAGTACAAGCGCCGCAAAGAAGAAGCCCTCAAGCGCGACCACCGCAAACTTGGCAAGGAACTGGGCCTATTCGTGTTCTCCGACGATGTCGGACCAGGCTTACCGCTATGGACGCCTAAGGGAACCACGCTGCGCAATACCTTAGAGGACTTCCTCAAGCAGGAACAACTCAAGCGCGGCTATCTGCCAGTGGTCACGCCCCATATTGCCCGTGTCGATCTGTTCAAGATTTCAGGGCACTGGCAGAAGTACAAGGAAGATATGTTCCCGATGATGAGCGAGGACGACGAGTCCCGCGATCAGGAGCAAGGCTTTGTCATGAAGCCGATGAACTGCCCCTTCCATATCCAGATCTACAAGAGTGAGTTGCGCTCCTATCGTGACCTGCCCATGCGTCTGGCCGAATTCGGC
The Leptolyngbya sp. FACHB-261 DNA segment above includes these coding regions:
- the thrS gene encoding threonine--tRNA ligase, encoding MDRSHLPRPGESEKLNKIRHTASHVMAAAVQKLFSKAQVTIGPTTATGFYYDFDNPEPFAEKDLKAIKKEMDRLIRKGLPVIQEEISREEAKARIERLGEPYKLELLEAIPEGEAITIYHLGDAWWDLCAGPHVENTSELNPDAIALESVAGAYWRGDETKAQLQRIYGTAWETPEQLAEYKRRKEEALKRDHRKLGKELGLFVFSDDVGPGLPLWTPKGTTLRNTLEDFLKQEQLKRGYLPVVTPHIARVDLFKISGHWQKYKEDMFPMMSEDDESRDQEQGFVMKPMNCPFHIQIYKSELRSYRDLPMRLAEFGTVYRYEQSGELGGLTRVRGFTVDDAHLFVTPDQLDAEFLKVVDLILAVFNRLGMKDFSARLSFRDPASDKYLGSAEVWEKAEGAIRRAVEQLEMPHFEAPGEAAFYGPKLDFIFRDVLDREWQLGTVQVDYQLPERFDLEFVASDGSRQRPVMIHRAPFGSLERLVGILIEQYAGDFPLWLAPEQVRLLPVNEEVQSFAQSVVTQMQAQGVRATVDTSGDRLGKQIRNAETQKIPVMAVIGAKEVESNSLSLRTRASGDLGSVSVADALTRIKDSIDNQTNL
- a CDS encoding DUF2973 domain-containing protein is translated as MLPMLYIIAFTVLAFLAMGNLIRSLMTLGSQEMQRPAYPQSRRPRQVPHPELLDESGNLIREPLLVMKSISVDEARDRLNALYSEGSELASQDDPRNEV
- a CDS encoding DUF2605 domain-containing protein, with the protein product MLNAELPDPELLKVVLEPLLEDFVYWFVRSEKLLSTERLDFLSLEAQADLLGRVLQALAEVRASQSLFKATEGKAGIEARALVPWHQLLMECWQVANRFRAQQQA